TTGTTTCGTTCGTAATGAGGGGAAACGGGATTTACGGGGCCTATTCCTTTTTTTCGGTGGTGCTTCCCCTGCTGGGGCTGGCGCTGGGCGTTCTGATCTTTACTTTGGGGTTTGAACTGCTGCGACAGAAGAACCTGATGGAGAACATCCCCCGCTCCAAGGCCCGCTCGGCCGCCATGGGTCTGGCCGAGGTCCAGGGCAAAGCGGCGCCCTACGTCTGGCTTAAAAGCCCGCTGACACTTACCGAGTGCCTCTACTACAAATTCCTGGTGGAAAAATACGAGCAGGAAGGCAAGAACAGCCGCTGGAAGGTGGTCAACGAAGGCAGTTCCACCCATTTCTTCTACGTGGAGGACGAGACCGGAAAGATACTGGTGGACCCGGTGGATGCCGAACTGCACCTGGCCTCGGATTACAAATACACCGGAACCGACATCATCTCCAGCGGCAAGGCCCATACCTACAGCACCCCGTCCATCTTCGGCGGCCAGAGGATGCGCTACACCGAGTGGTACATAGTCCCCAACGACACCGTTTACGCCATCGGCACCGTCAAAAAGTGGAAGAGCGCCTTTGACGACCACAAATTCAAGGTGGCGGAAAAGCTGAAGGCCATCAAGGAGGACAAGGAACGGCTGAAGAAGTTCGACCTGGACGGCAACGGTCAGATAGACTGCGACGAGTGGGAGATGGCCCGCCAGCAGGCCGAGCAGGACCTGTTGAAGGAACAGCTGGAAAAGCCCCAGCAGATGGAGGATGACGTGGTGATTAGCCGGGACCCGTCCAACAACATCATGATAATATCCGACCAGGACGAGCGCCAGGTGATCAAGAACAAAACCATACAGGCCGGGCTATCCTTTGTCTCCGGCGGCGGATTGATAGTCTGGATGGCCTACCTGCTGCTGAAGAATATCGTTCATTGATCATTTCAACAAGATCCAAAGGCATTTAAAAATATAAACCTTTATTAAGGAGACCAAAATGATAGTTGTGTTCCTGCTGCTGGTCATCATCGGGCTGCTGCTGGTGGGCGTCATCGGCTACCTGATCAGCATCTACAACCAGCTGATCCAGGTTAAGGTCAACATCGACAAGGCCTGGGGCAACATCGAGGTGATGGAGAAACAGCGCTTTGACGAGATCCCCAAGCTGGTCAAGATTTGCGAGGGCTACATGCAGTACGAAAAGGAGACCCTGCAGAAGGTGACCGAGGCCCGCACCAAATTCATGGAAGCCAAGACCCCGGCCGGCATGGCCCAGGCCAGCTCGGACATGGCCGGAGCGCTAAAGACCCTGTTCGCGGTGGCCGAGAACTATCCCCAGCTTAAGGCCGACCAGAACTTCGTCCACCTGCAGGGCCGGGTGACCGCGCTGGAGAACCAGATCGCCGACCGCCGGGAGTTCTACAACGAGTCGGTGGCCATCTTCAACACCCGGATCCGCCAGTTCCCGGATATGATCGTGGCCAACATGATGGGCTACATGGAGCGCGAGATGTACAAGGTGGCCGAGGCCGAGAAGAAGTCCCCGGACATCAGTTTTAACATGCCCAAATAGCTTGACACCGGGCGCATCGCTGATATATAATTAAAGTTGGTCATGCAATAAGGTTTTGAAAAAAGCCACCCAGACCGGAGCTTCCGGTGTGGGTGGCTTCGTTTTTTATGACCCCTCTCCGTAACCTCTCCCCTGGCAGGAGAGAGGTGGGTTAAAGTTCAAAAGAAGATGAAAAACACTAAAACGGCCCTGCTGGTGATAGACTGCCAGAATTATTTCTTCGATCCGGCTTCGCCGGCCTATCTCCCGGCGTCCAAGAGGATCCTGCCGCGGGTGAACAAGCTTATTGCTTTGGCTAAAGATCAGGATTGGCCGGTGGTGTTCACCGTCCATGGGCCGTCGTACAGTCCCGGGAACCTGATGCTGGCCCAATGGCGTCATTTGCCCGCGGGCAGGCAGTGTGAGCTTCACCAAGACTTGAAGGTTCCGGGCAAGGCAAAGATCATTCACAAACAGCATTACTCGGCCTTCATTGGAACGGGGCTGGAAAAGTATCTGAAAAAGCGGGGCATTGGCCGGGTGGTGCTTTGCGGAGCCATGACCCATCTCTGCGTGGACACCACCGCCCGCCACGCCTTTATGCTGGGGTTCCAGCCAGTGATCGTCCGGGATGCCTGCTGTTCCAAGAGTGCTGCCCTGCACAAGGCGGCCCTGCTGGCGTTGAAGCACGGCTTTGCGAAGATAACCATGGCACCTACCACGGAAACACGGAATTCGGAATCAATAAATAGATTAAAGAATTCAGTGGTTCATCCATTCAGTGTTTCTGTGGTAAAGGGAAATTCATGAAACCATACGACCTCATCATAATCGGCGGGGGGCCGGCCGGGATCGGCGCGGCCCTGCAGGCCGGGCGCGAGGGGCGCAAAGTGCTGCTGGCCGAAAAGGACATTCTGGGCGGCAGGCTTAACCATGCCTTTCTGGTTAAGAACTTTCCCCTATCCGGGCCAAAAGGCTGTTCCGGGAAAACATTGATCCGTGGACTGGTGGAACAGTTGAAGGCCCTTGATATCGGCACGATCCAAGGCACTTGCCAGGCAATAGATCATAAGGGCGTCTGTTTTGTCTCTTTGATCAACGGCCGAAATCACAAATCACAGGCGGTCATCCTGGCCGGTGGCCTGGAACCAAAGAAGCTACTCGTCCCCGGCGCCGGGGAAGCCTTTGAACAGCAGCGCTTGGTTTGTTACTGGGACGATCTTCCTTGGCCACTCAAAGACAAGAGCATAGCAGTTATCGGCGGCGGCGAGGTGGCGCTGGACCAGGCTTGCAGTCTGGCTGACAAGGGAGCCAAGGCCACGGTGCTGGTCCGGAGAAACAAAGTGAAAGCCTATCCGGGTTTGATCAAACTGGCGGAAGGTCTGGGAGTGAAAATAAAATATTGTTTTGCAATAGAACGGATCTCTCTCAACGGGCCGGAGCTGGTTCTCCATGGTTCAGAAAACAGGGACTTTAAATGCGCCAGGGCCGTGGTGGCCATAGGTTCATCTGTACCAAGGACAATTATCTCTAGTCAAGCAAAAAAGCACATGAACAAAGGGCTGTATTTGGCCGGGGATCTGGCGGACAAGAACAATAAGCAAGCAGCCATAGCCTTTGGCAGCGGGGTAAAAGCAGCTGGTCTTGCTCTTGCTCCCTCTCCTGATTTATCAGGAGAGGGCCGGGGTGAGGTCAAAAGGAGAAAATGAACATTCTTCAAGTAACCGGCAAACCGGAACTGGCGAGGGTCTACGTGGCCAGCCTTCGAAACGACCCAGCTAATCTGGTTGAATTTGTAGACGCCTGTTCTCCCGCACTGGGCGACAGGCGCAAGAAATGGGTGATCATCATTTCCACCCAGCTGGGCTGTCCGGTGAACTGCGTGATGTGCGATGCCGGGGGCGGATTCAGTGGCAACTTGAGTTCAGCAGAAATGCTGGGGCAGGTTAAAAGAGTGATAGCGGACAACGGCCTGGACCCCAACGCCTGCGCCAAGTTCAAGGTTCAGTTCGCCCGGATGGGCGAGCCGGCCTTGAACCCCCAGGTGATCACCGCGCTGAGGGATCTGTCGGCCCTGTATCCCGGGGTCATTCCCTGCATCGCCACCATCGGGCCTAAGGATTCCAGCCGTTGGTTCAGCGAACTCCTGATAGTGAGGGACCTGTTCCACGACTTCCAGTTGCAGTTCTCGGTCAATTCAACCGATGAGGCTTTGCGCGATGTGATCATGCCCTATCCCAAGCGGTCTTTGAGCCAACTGGCTGATTACGGCCAAAAGTTTTACCGGCCGGGCCAGCGCAAGGCGGTGCTGAACTTTGCTCTGCAGCCCCAATGGCAGGTGGATGCGGTAACGCTGCGCAAAATGTTCGATCCAAAATATTTTGCGGTCAAGCTGACCCCCACCAACCCCACCGCGACCGGCAGGGAGAATGGTCTGGACCTGAACGAGGACTTGGACGCGATAAATGGTAAGATGGAGGGAAAAGCCCGGGATTTGGAGCGGCAGGGGTTTTTGGTGATCAGGTCCATCGGTCAGTTGGAGGAAAACAGGATAGGAAGCAACTGCGGCCAGGCGGTGAAGAGTTTTGTGGACTGCATGGCCGTATAGCAAGAAGCCCCCCGCCTTCGGCGGGGGGCTTCTTGCTTGTTGGAACAAAATATCATTAAACTCATCCCCCGCCCCTTCTCTTGACAAGAGAAGGGGACCAAGGGGTTGAGTTCACCTCTAAAACATTTACAACAAAGGAGGTTGGTTAAAACCCTCCTCTTAGCACTTCTTTCAACAATCCCTTTTTGCCCACCCCGTATATGGCGCAGCCTTGGGCCCGGCCTTCATATGCGTCCAGCGGTACATACACGATCTGTCCGGGCTTAAAGGCTTTCCAGTCCGGAGGTTCGATCTCGGATTCGCTGACTGCCGGGACCAGCTGGTCAAAAGGGTTGCGCAGTTGCCGGGTCACGGAGATAATATATCGTAAGTACTGCTCCTCGTCTTCGGAGTTGCTGGGTTTCAGGCTGACCGGGTAATAATCGGTTTCCACCGCCATCTGATCCAGGGCCACCCGCAGCTGCCGCATGTTGTTCTTGACGATGGACTCCCGGGCCAGGTTCACCTGCATGGTGTACAGCCGGTATTGGGGAATGATGATGAAGAGGCTGCTGATGGCCAGGGCCGCAATGATCAGCAGACAGCCCAGGCCCTGCCCCGGCCGGTAGAGCTGTTGCCAGAGGCTCTTTTTGTTTAGCTCGGGTAAAAGGCCGGTGCATTGGGTGCAGCGCTTGGCTGCGGGGTCGTTTAATGTGCCGCAGTGAGGGCAGTACATATGTTCAAGTCAATATGATTGCTGTTTTGGCGTTAATAAAACATAGAGGTGTGAGCAGTTGCTATAAAACAGGGCGTTTTACTTGTGTTAGGCGCAGTGTTCCGTGTCCCTTTTAAGTATAACTAATGAAATCCTGTCATCAACTTCAGATATACAAATGGTTTCTTTTCTTAGTGTATCTATTGCTTTTGCGTGGGCAGAATCGTTCGCCCACCCAGTAAAAGAATAGGATCTTTTCTCCAAGTAGTCTATAGCTCGGTTGACAGCTACTTTCTTTTTCCACAGCCATTTGTTTTCAAAGGAAACAAAATATCCTTTTTGCCTGAAGTAATCAATTACTTCTTTTGTGGTCGTTGCACCAATTTGCGGGAAAATAGTGCCATATTCCTTACACAGAGTTTTATAATTTTCATTTAATACTGATATTTCCTGGCCCATACCTGTATGCAATAAAATAATTGGACCTTTAGTTACTCTTGAAATTTCGTCACAAGCTTTTTGCCATTCACTAACAAAATAGAAAAGGTGTGTAGCTATGGTTGCGTCAAAGGAAAGGTTGTCGAAAGGAACACAAGAAACATCTCCGATTTTATAATCAAGGCCAGTTATGTTGTCTTTCTTAATTCTTTGTGACAAGTTATTCAACATTATCTCAGAAATGTCTATTCCTGTTACTTTATATCCTAATCTAACCAATGGAATTGCTATACGTCCGTTTCCAATACCTGGTTCAAACATTTTAGGATAACTGATTGGAGGTACGATGGACTTTATTGCATTCAGTGCTTTAAGAAAGCACGGCATGTCAAAATCTCTAGTTTCATCATAGTGAGTAACTAAGTGGTCGAAAGACAGTGATTTCAATATATTCCGCTCCTTCCTATATGCCATATTGCAACAAGCTATTGGGTTTGCGTGCCTGTGCTGGGAATTAACTTTACATATAAAACGGGGACTGTTTGAAAACCAAAACCCCCGCAACTGCGGGGGTTTTAAACATGCTCGGCGGTGAATTTTCCCTGGGTCCACGAAAGCAGATTTCCCAGCGCCGCCTCGTCGTTGTTCCCGTCCAGGTTCCAGGCGCTTATCCGGGAGTCGTTAATCTCCAGCAGACCCCGGTGCCCGTCGCCGGAGTCCATCTCCACGTAGCCGCTCCAGTTGCCGATGAAGAACATGTCCAATAAACTGAAGACCGAGATGATGGACAGGTCGCCGGTGAACTTCTTGGCCTTCTGGGCGAAAAGGCTCTTGGCCTGCTCGGCCAGCTTCAGCCGCATGTCTATTGCTTTGATCAGGTCCTGGCGGCTGCAGGGCTTGGTGATATACTTGGAGGCTCCCAGCAGATAGCCCTGGATGCGGTTCTCCATGCCGGTCTTGGCGGTCAGGAAAATGAACGGAGTGCCCCGCATGCCGGGTATCTCCTTGACCTTCTGGCATAGCTCATACCCGTCCATCTTGGGCATCATAACGTCCGAGAGGATCAGATCAGGAGTGTTCTGCTTGGCCAGTTCAAAGGCCTCGGCGCCGTCGTTGGCGGTAAAGACCTCGTAACCGTTCTTCTTAAGCTCGAACTCCATTATTTTGACGATGTTGACCTCGTCATCGGCCACTAGTATTTTATATACCGGCATGCGATTAGTATAAGCTAAACCCTGTATTGATGTCAATACCTTTTTATATCCCGTCCAGGTTTATCCGGATGGCCGACCTTACCTTGGGTTCGGGGCAATCCTCATTGCCGTCCGGCAGGCAGATCTCTATCACCGTGACCGTCTCCACCGAGGAGGGGCTGGCCTGCGAAGAAGTCTGAGAAACCGGGGCCGGAGCCGGGGTTGAAGCCGGTTTGACCGGGGCCTGTACTGCGGCAGGTTTTGCGGCCAGGTCTTTTTTGTCTGCTATCCCGGCAGAGCCAACCGCCTGGGGGCTGCGGGAGGCTGCCAGACCCATGCTCCTGGCCCGCTTGGCCGGGGCCGCGGCAGGAGCTTCTTTTTCCATGGAGACATCGGCCAGCTCCATCTCCGGGGCGGCCTCCATCTTCCGGGTTTCTTGGGCAGGTGTCTCTTCACCCGTCTCTTCGGCGGGAGCTTCGGCCAGGTTCAATTCCGGAGAGGCTTCCAGGCTTTTTGAACTCTGGGCCGGGGCCTGATCCTTTGCCTCATCCGCAGGGGTTGGTTGGGATATGGCCGGGGCTTCCAGCAAAACTGTTCTTTGTTCTTCCGGAACGGAGCGGTACAGGCGGGGTTTGGTCAGATCGCCGGAGACCAGCACTATGGCCAGGCTGGCCAGAGCGGCGGCGGCCGTGATCCAGCCCCAGCTGAATCTTTTGGTTTCTTTCTGAGGAGCCAGTTTTTGCCGGGCGATGCGGTTGGCCACGGCCGAGCCAAAGGTCTGGAAATAGCCCTCGGGCGCTGAAACGAGTTCAGCCTTCTGGACGGCTTGGTCCATCAGGGTCAGCTCGGTCAGAACGGCTTGGCAGGCGGCGCATTGCTTTAGGTGCTGTTCGACCTCCCGGCGTTCGGTCTCCGTCAGCTGGCCGTCGTAGTAGGCGCCGATCTGCTCCGGCGTGAATTTATGTTGGTCTGATTTTTTCATTTTCTTTATTGTTGGGGTGGGTCTAAGACCCACCCGTACTTATAATATCTCCTTCAAATTTTTTCCCAGCGCCAACCGGGCCCGGGACAGCCGCGACATTACGGTTCCGATCGGTATCTTAAGGGCCTGGCCGATCTCCTGGTACGAGAGGTCCTTGTCCACCCTCAGCTGAACCACCATTCTCTGGTCCATCGGCAGTTTGTCTATCTCTTTTCTTATTTTCCTGCAGGCATCATCACCGGCAAATAGTTCGGCCGGGTCCGGGCCGGGATGCTCAAAAGCTTCGTCCAAAGGCGCCTGGCGCTTCTGTTTTTTCAGCTGGTCGTAGCACAAATTAAGGCAGATCCGCAGCAGCCAGGTGTAAAACTTGTAATTTTGGTCGTATTGCTTTAGGGCAAAATAGGCTTTGACGAAGGTTTCCTGGGCGGCCTCGTCGGCTTGGTCGTGGTCCCGCAGGATGCGGGCGGCCGAAGAGTAAACCGCCTTCTGGTAACGGGTTACCAACAGGTTAAAGGCCAGGTTGTCGCCGGCCAGGGTCTGTTCTATAAGCGCTTGATCGGTTTGCTGTTCCAAGTATATACTTTCAAAAGGCTTGGTTTATTCCACTTTACCGGGGATAGCCACCAAGGCACAAAGGCACCAACTCAAACTGTAATTTATATCCTTAGTGTCTTGGTGTCTTTGTGGCAAAACACTTTCTTAAAACTATAATTTATAGTATAATACAAAGGCCACCGCAATTCAAGCAAATAATAAAGGAAGAAACATGGCCCGGATAAAGATAGACCTTCCCCAAAAATTCAGCTTCGAAACAGAGCTGCCGGTGCGGATCACCGACATCAACTACGGCGGGCACCTGGGCAACGACGCACTGCTGGGGCTGATCCACGAGGTCCGGCTGAGGTTTCTTAAAAGCATGGGTTACAGCGAGCATGATGTCGAAGGCGCGGGGATCATCATGTCCGACGCGGCCATCGTCTACCAGGTCGAGTGCTTCTATGGCGATGTGCTGAAGTTCCAGGTAACCGCCGGGGACTTTTCCCGGGCCGGCTGCGACATCTTTTACCAGGCCACCAACGCCAAGACGGGAGGACCCGTGGCCGAGGCCAAGACCGGGATAGTGTTCTATGATTACCAGAACAAGAAAGTATTGCCGGTGCCGGAGGGGTTTAGGAAGAGGTTTGAGTGACCGCCCCCTCTTTCCCCCTCCGTTGCGGAGGGGGATGCTCGCCCCTTCCCTTGCGGGGAAGGGGGAGGCGATGCACTGAGAAAGACCACCTTGATATGCTCATGAAGTGGGTTAGGTCGAAAAAGACGGAACTTAGTTCATTAAGTTCCGTCTTTTTCTCTTTCAACCTTCCACAAATTTCACCCAAACCTCCCGTTTCCTGGGCCCGTCGAACTCGCAGAAATACAGTCCCTGCCAGGTTCCCAGGGCCAACCGGCCGTCTTTTACTATCAGTGTCTGGGCGCAGCCCATCAGGCTGGACTTGATATGGGCGGCCGAGTTGCCCTCGGTGTGGGCATAGTTGTCGTCCCAGGGGAATCTCTTGTCCAAAGAGGCCAGAATGTCCCGGACCACGTCGGGGTCTGCGTTCTCGTTGACGGTCAGCCCGGCGGTGGTGTGGGGTACCCAGACCAGGGCCAGTCCGTCTTTGACCTTTTCCCTGGAAATTATCTCCTGCACCCGATCGGTGATGTCCAAAAACTGGGAGCGGGAACCGGTGGAAAGGCTTATTTTATGCAGTTTATCCACGTTCTATCGTTTCAGTCTTATTTAACGGGCGTTTTCAAAGCTCATAATGTGCCAAGCCGCTAATGCCAAGGCTCCGCCGTTGAAGAGCAGAAGATGAACTTCGTTGCGCAGCAAAATGAACATGACGAAGCCGAAGATCCCGGGGATGGAGGCCAGGGCCACTGAAATTATCTGCATCGGTTTGACCACCGCCGGAATGGCCGGCTCCGGCAATTGCCCCGGGATGGGCCTGGGCCGGCCGGCCAGGGAGGCGAATTTGAAGGAAAGACCCGCCACCACCAGAGAGACCAGAGTAAAAACGGTCGTTATGATCTCCTCCGGGGCCCCGGTGACCGGCTGGCCAAAAGCTCCCTGCAGGTTCAGGAAATAGGCGATGCCGGCCAGGAACAGAGGCTCAGCGGCTACGGCCCAAAGGATGATCTTGTTGATCTGGGGGTTTGGGGTTGTTTGTTGCACGGCCTATTCCTCCCCTTTTAACGGTTCATATATTTCCAGGGCTTTCAGGGTTATCTCGTATTTGATCCCGGAACGCTGGGATATCCTTTGGGCCCATTCTTCCAGGGAGTTCAAGCCCGGCTCGAAGGCCCTGCCTTCTGCATCACTGACGAAGCTTTGCTTTTCGGAATACTCCCAGTGCACCCGTTTTGTTCCCTGCCAAATGCGGCATTCGCACAAGGCGTCATGCAGGTTGTTCTGGGTGGCTTCGGCCCGGGCCGTCAGATCGGCCTCCTCCAGGGGCGTCAAATTGAAAGCCTGCCGGCTGACATGGCCGCCGGGCCGCAGGTACTGGATATCCAGAATGTTCCCCGAGATGCGGGGCTTTATTTTTGCCCCGGGGAAAAGCCCTTCCATCTCAACATCCTCCCGGTATTCGGGATGGGCGGGGTCGGCCAACAGGGGAACCAGCCACTGGTCGCCCAGGTCGCAAAAATACCTGTAACCCCGGCCATCCTGCGCCATCAGGGCGGCATGGTCATGGTCGGTGCCCACGGCCCAGCAGGCAATGCCGTTCTTTTGGAACTCGTCCCTCAGCCAAAAAGCCAGGTCAAAACAGTTGCCCGAGGTGCCGTAGCGCTGCCGGTGCTCCTTCATCAGCTCCAAAGGCCGCTGCCGGGACCGCCCCGGCGGGACCTGGTGGTAATACCAGGCCTTGGTGAGGGTCTCCAGGGGGAAATCATCGAACCGGGACCAGACCCCCAGTATTTCACGGCTGATGTTCATTTAAACCTTCGCAGTACCGGCGTTCCCAGGTCCATGTGATCTTTAAGATACCGGAAGTAACCCTCCACCGTGAACCAGCCTTCCCTGCCATAGCCCTCAAGGGCCTTCTCGATATGGAACTCCTGGGCCGGCATGTAGCTGAAGCCCAGCAGATACAGCTTTTGTCCGGCAGAACTCCGGCAGACATTCATCACCACAGAAACGTGGCCCACCCCGCCCCGCTCGTTCTGGACCACCATGTCGCCGGGGGCCAGGGCGGAGGTGTCGACAACGGCGCAGCCTTTTTTAAGGGAATGGGAGTTGCTGTTGGCAAAGGCCCGGCGCAGGAAATTGAGGTAGCTCAGCCGGGAGGTCTTATAGTTCTGGCGCCTGCCGTTATAGTCGAACAGGTAGAGCTTATCCAATTTGTTGGTATCTTTATGATACTCGGCCCACAGCCGCATGGCGTAATCGGCGCACTGCTCCAGGTCGCCGGTGAACAAAAGGGGCAGGTCCAGTACCGTGTAAACGCTGTATGACCCGGCCGGGACCCTGCGTCCGGCATGGTCCACTATCTCCAAGCTGTTCTTCAGCGGCCGGCGGGTGAGCCACTGGCTGTAGCTGCCTGCGGGAGACTCCACCGCCTGGTAGCCTGCGGGAACGGGGATTTCATCGACCAGCTTCGGCTGTTGGGCGAAGGCCAGCAAAGGCAAGACTAAAAGTATGAATATATTTTTCAGCATTTTGTGTTTCTGTGGTATATCTGTTCCGGCGGGGGGAAGCCTGTTACTGTGTGTTCTTGCCAACCGGGGCGTTTTTGGGCGGACGGGTGATCAGGTACATCGGCAGGAAGAAGATCAGCACCAGGAACACCAGCATGGCCCAGAGGACCGGCACCCAGGGCGCACGGTAGCGCTGTCTGGCATCGTAATACACCCAGAAACAGACCGGCACCAGGATGGCCATGGCGATCACGGTGATCACCGGGTCCTGCTGGGCGAAGGGCGAACCCTGGGAAAGATTGAGGCTGTTGTCTAAATTTACGCGCATACTGATTGAAATCCTAAATTCTAAACACTAAGTCCTATGACTTAGTGTTTGTTTTATGGTTGGTGTTAAATACTGATGCCGAATTTGAGAAGTTCATTCCTAAAGCTCATTCCCGGCCGGTAAAGCAGGGCATTAATGCCGCAGAGCCGGGCCGCCTCCACGAAAGCGGGTTCGTCGTCAACATAAAGCACGGCATCCGCCGGCATTCCTATCTCCGCCAGCGCCCGTTGGTAGATCTCCCGGTCCGGCTTGGCAATTCCCATCTGGTAAGAGGCAAAAACCTGGTTGAACCGGGAGACCACGGGGAAATTGGCCAGGATGTACTCAAAATGCAGGATGTCGGTGTTGGTCAGCAGATAAACCGGGTAATTTTTGCAGAGCTCCGGCAGAACGCCGGCCACGTCAAGATTCTCGCTGAAAATATCGCTCCAGATCGGGTGGAAATCGTCGAAGCTGATCTTCAGGTTGAACCTGTCCTTAATAAGTCCGAAGAATTCTTCCCCGGTCATCTGTCCGCTGTTGAAGCGATCCTTAAGGCTTCCGAAGATGAAGGACTCAACCTCTTTTTCACCGCATCCCGATATCCTTGCTATCTCCCTTGCACTGCGGCCGTGGTCGTAATTTAGTACCACCTTGCCCAGGTCCAAAATAAGGGCTTGGATCCCAGCCATG
The window above is part of the bacterium genome. Proteins encoded here:
- a CDS encoding GIDE domain-containing protein; protein product: MHPLQKISMYFRDNRKQASQVFAFLGFGLYMLVSFVMRGNGIYGAYSFFSVVLPLLGLALGVLIFTLGFELLRQKNLMENIPRSKARSAAMGLAEVQGKAAPYVWLKSPLTLTECLYYKFLVEKYEQEGKNSRWKVVNEGSSTHFFYVEDETGKILVDPVDAELHLASDYKYTGTDIISSGKAHTYSTPSIFGGQRMRYTEWYIVPNDTVYAIGTVKKWKSAFDDHKFKVAEKLKAIKEDKERLKKFDLDGNGQIDCDEWEMARQQAEQDLLKEQLEKPQQMEDDVVISRDPSNNIMIISDQDERQVIKNKTIQAGLSFVSGGGLIVWMAYLLLKNIVH
- a CDS encoding LemA family protein, whose amino-acid sequence is MIVVFLLLVIIGLLLVGVIGYLISIYNQLIQVKVNIDKAWGNIEVMEKQRFDEIPKLVKICEGYMQYEKETLQKVTEARTKFMEAKTPAGMAQASSDMAGALKTLFAVAENYPQLKADQNFVHLQGRVTALENQIADRREFYNESVAIFNTRIRQFPDMIVANMMGYMEREMYKVAEAEKKSPDISFNMPK
- a CDS encoding isochorismatase family cysteine hydrolase, translating into MKNTKTALLVIDCQNYFFDPASPAYLPASKRILPRVNKLIALAKDQDWPVVFTVHGPSYSPGNLMLAQWRHLPAGRQCELHQDLKVPGKAKIIHKQHYSAFIGTGLEKYLKKRGIGRVVLCGAMTHLCVDTTARHAFMLGFQPVIVRDACCSKSAALHKAALLALKHGFAKITMAPTTETRNSESINRLKNSVVHPFSVSVVKGNS
- a CDS encoding NAD(P)/FAD-dependent oxidoreductase, producing the protein MKPYDLIIIGGGPAGIGAALQAGREGRKVLLAEKDILGGRLNHAFLVKNFPLSGPKGCSGKTLIRGLVEQLKALDIGTIQGTCQAIDHKGVCFVSLINGRNHKSQAVILAGGLEPKKLLVPGAGEAFEQQRLVCYWDDLPWPLKDKSIAVIGGGEVALDQACSLADKGAKATVLVRRNKVKAYPGLIKLAEGLGVKIKYCFAIERISLNGPELVLHGSENRDFKCARAVVAIGSSVPRTIISSQAKKHMNKGLYLAGDLADKNNKQAAIAFGSGVKAAGLALAPSPDLSGEGRGEVKRRK
- a CDS encoding radical SAM protein, which gives rise to MNILQVTGKPELARVYVASLRNDPANLVEFVDACSPALGDRRKKWVIIISTQLGCPVNCVMCDAGGGFSGNLSSAEMLGQVKRVIADNGLDPNACAKFKVQFARMGEPALNPQVITALRDLSALYPGVIPCIATIGPKDSSRWFSELLIVRDLFHDFQLQFSVNSTDEALRDVIMPYPKRSLSQLADYGQKFYRPGQRKAVLNFALQPQWQVDAVTLRKMFDPKYFAVKLTPTNPTATGRENGLDLNEDLDAINGKMEGKARDLERQGFLVIRSIGQLEENRIGSNCGQAVKSFVDCMAV
- a CDS encoding zinc ribbon domain-containing protein, yielding MYCPHCGTLNDPAAKRCTQCTGLLPELNKKSLWQQLYRPGQGLGCLLIIAALAISSLFIIIPQYRLYTMQVNLARESIVKNNMRQLRVALDQMAVETDYYPVSLKPSNSEDEEQYLRYIISVTRQLRNPFDQLVPAVSESEIEPPDWKAFKPGQIVYVPLDAYEGRAQGCAIYGVGKKGLLKEVLRGGF
- a CDS encoding class I SAM-dependent methyltransferase — protein: MKSLSFDHLVTHYDETRDFDMPCFLKALNAIKSIVPPISYPKMFEPGIGNGRIAIPLVRLGYKVTGIDISEIMLNNLSQRIKKDNITGLDYKIGDVSCVPFDNLSFDATIATHLFYFVSEWQKACDEISRVTKGPIILLHTGMGQEISVLNENYKTLCKEYGTIFPQIGATTTKEVIDYFRQKGYFVSFENKWLWKKKVAVNRAIDYLEKRSYSFTGWANDSAHAKAIDTLRKETICISEVDDRISLVILKRDTEHCA
- a CDS encoding response regulator, with the translated sequence MPVYKILVADDEVNIVKIMEFELKKNGYEVFTANDGAEAFELAKQNTPDLILSDVMMPKMDGYELCQKVKEIPGMRGTPFIFLTAKTGMENRIQGYLLGASKYITKPCSRQDLIKAIDMRLKLAEQAKSLFAQKAKKFTGDLSIISVFSLLDMFFIGNWSGYVEMDSGDGHRGLLEINDSRISAWNLDGNNDEAALGNLLSWTQGKFTAEHV
- a CDS encoding zf-HC2 domain-containing protein, yielding MKKSDQHKFTPEQIGAYYDGQLTETERREVEQHLKQCAACQAVLTELTLMDQAVQKAELVSAPEGYFQTFGSAVANRIARQKLAPQKETKRFSWGWITAAAALASLAIVLVSGDLTKPRLYRSVPEEQRTVLLEAPAISQPTPADEAKDQAPAQSSKSLEASPELNLAEAPAEETGEETPAQETRKMEAAPEMELADVSMEKEAPAAAPAKRARSMGLAASRSPQAVGSAGIADKKDLAAKPAAVQAPVKPASTPAPAPVSQTSSQASPSSVETVTVIEICLPDGNEDCPEPKVRSAIRINLDGI
- a CDS encoding sigma-70 family RNA polymerase sigma factor, yielding MEQQTDQALIEQTLAGDNLAFNLLVTRYQKAVYSSAARILRDHDQADEAAQETFVKAYFALKQYDQNYKFYTWLLRICLNLCYDQLKKQKRQAPLDEAFEHPGPDPAELFAGDDACRKIRKEIDKLPMDQRMVVQLRVDKDLSYQEIGQALKIPIGTVMSRLSRARLALGKNLKEIL
- a CDS encoding thioesterase family protein, with the protein product MARIKIDLPQKFSFETELPVRITDINYGGHLGNDALLGLIHEVRLRFLKSMGYSEHDVEGAGIIMSDAAIVYQVECFYGDVLKFQVTAGDFSRAGCDIFYQATNAKTGGPVAEAKTGIVFYDYQNKKVLPVPEGFRKRFE
- a CDS encoding secondary thiamine-phosphate synthase enzyme YjbQ produces the protein MHKISLSTGSRSQFLDITDRVQEIISREKVKDGLALVWVPHTTAGLTVNENADPDVVRDILASLDKRFPWDDNYAHTEGNSAAHIKSSLMGCAQTLIVKDGRLALGTWQGLYFCEFDGPRKREVWVKFVEG
- a CDS encoding DUF4846 domain-containing protein, whose product is MLKNIFILLVLPLLAFAQQPKLVDEIPVPAGYQAVESPAGSYSQWLTRRPLKNSLEIVDHAGRRVPAGSYSVYTVLDLPLLFTGDLEQCADYAMRLWAEYHKDTNKLDKLYLFDYNGRRQNYKTSRLSYLNFLRRAFANSNSHSLKKGCAVVDTSALAPGDMVVQNERGGVGHVSVVMNVCRSSAGQKLYLLGFSYMPAQEFHIEKALEGYGREGWFTVEGYFRYLKDHMDLGTPVLRRFK